The DNA segment GCTAGGCTCATATACCTGATTATTTTAGGGTTATTTCAAATATTTAGTTTACTCCAATATATGCTCTTACATTTCTGAATCCTACATATGGTTTGGTAGAATCCTGATATTCATAATCTCTGGAACCGGTCTGAAGAAAATATGCGATATCTTTCCATGATCCGCCACGGATTACTTTTCTCTTCATTACAACATCATCCTGTGGTTTCGCATCATACTGGTAATCGGGCTGAAGGTCATGCTGGAAAATATATGCTGACGGATGGAAAGCTCCGCGAGTCCATTCAGCTACGTTTCCCGACATATCATAGAGACCAAATTCATTTGGTTCGTATGATCCTACTTTTCCGGCATAAACATTACCGTCGTCGATATAATTTCCACGGAGTGGTTTAAAGTTAGCAAGGAAGCATCCTTTGTTATTACGTGTGTAAGGTCCGCCCCATGGGTACATCGAAAGGTCGAGACCGCCCCTGGCTGCATACTCCCACTGTGATTCGAGAGGCAGTTCATAAGCCTGAACATCAGGAATTCCCTGTTTCCTGAGAGCTGTATTCATATAATCTGTTCTCCAGATGCTGAAAGCACGGGCCTGTACCCATGATACTCCGACAACCGGATAATCATCAAATGATGGGTGCCAGAAATAAAGTGATGCCTGGGGATCGTTAAATGAATATGTAAAGTCTCTGATCCAGCAAAGTGTATCAGGGTAAACATTAATAATATTGTGTTTGATGAATGATGAGCGGTCTTTGATATCGGTACGTGTGCCATCAAGATTTGTTACCTGTCCTTCATATTTACCTGAAGTCTTTTCGAAGTCATCATATTTATAGGTTGATTTTGCAGCCTGAAGATAATCTACCCAGTAGTAAGAATAATTAAGTTTCCTTACGTCAACCTGTTTTTTACCATTGAATCTTTCTTCAGGTGGATAAAACATCTCCTCTATAGTAGCCTTTGTTGTCTCTTCTTCAGGATCTATTTTTTCTTCCCAGTTAATAACATTAGGTTCAATTACGTTTCCTTCATCATCAACAAGGAAATACTCGCGGTCTGCAATACTTGCGTTTCCAAGTTTGGTTCTTAAAATAGAATCGCGTACATAGTATACAAACTGACGATACTTATTATTGGTGATTTCTGTCTGGTCCATCCAGAATGCATCAACAGTAACAGACTTTGAAACAGCGTTATTGGCAAATATCGCATCCTGTTCACTTGGCCCCATCATAAAATTCCCTGCGGGAATAAAAGCCATCTCAAATGGTTCAGGTTCAAAGAATTTTTTCCGCCCCAGCACTCCGGTTAGCTCTCCACTATTAGAAGACCCACAACCAGTTAACAGGAATATCAATATTAGAGCAGATAGTGTTACCTTTTTCATAATACTATAGAATTTTGTAATGCAAGTAAGTTATTTTTTTTTAATATTCATAAAAATCTGATACTTTTATATTTCATCGGGCTTTTGCCCAGGCTCAGGTCGAAGCAATAATTAACCAGAAACTCATGTGATCCGCTACTGTTTTTTCTTATATCCGATAAGGTAAAATCATACGCATATCCCAATCTGATGCCATTATAAAGTTCAAAACCCACCAATCCTGTCAGGGCATCTCCGGCTCTGTAAGAAACGCCGCCCCAGACCTTTTTATTGTATCTTACCAGAGATGTTATTGTAAATTGTGTCACCTTTCCATCACTGAATGCAAACAAAGAAGGAAGAAGCTCCAATGATGGGTTTGGAAGCTGTAATGTATATCCGGCAGTGAGGTAGTAGTGCCTGCTTACGTATGGTGTTCCTTTAGAGAATTTAATTTTAGGCTGATTCAGATGGGTAACGGAAAATCCTGCATAGTATTTATCTGCTTTATAGTACATCCCTAACCCGGCATCAAAAGCAACAAAGCTCTCTTTATTTTCAGGAATCAAGGGATCTCCGGTGGCCGGTGTGTGAACGTCTCCGGCAGGGATCTGCCATGTTGGAGAGAGGGTTTTGTTGAGCATTCCAAGACTGATTCCAATACCCAGCTTCCCGGTACCAACATCCATCAGATATGAATATGATAAAGAGAGATTAATATCTTTATCAAAACCCACATTATCACTTTCAATTAATAATCCAACGCCACTTTTTATCCTGAATGGAGAAACAGGTGCGCTAATATTGAAAAGAGTAGTTGAAGGTGCTCCCTTAAATCCAACCCATTGCTGACGGTTAAGTGCAGTAGCACAAATCAATCCGGAGGTGCCTGCAACGCCGGGGTTATATGTCAGAGTATTAAACATATAATGACTCGACAGCGGATCTTGCTGAGACAAAACCGGCTGAAAAAATATAACTAAAAAAAGAAATGCAATATTTAGTTTTTTCATTTCTTTATCACACCGTGCAATGCACATAGGTTGAACGAGTAAAATAAATAAAAATCTGCATGCAATACAAATTTCCCTGAATTAATTTAAATTAATTAAACAGCTCTTTTGATGAGTCTGCCAAACAACATGGCAAACACCTCAAAATGCATGATAAAGCTTACAACAAAAATTATACCTTAAAATTCATGATTTAAGCCTGTCGACAGCTTTAACCCATCTGTCGGGGACTTCATTTCTATTGGCTTTCAGATAATCCTCATGGGAACAGGCTATATACTGGTCCTGTTCTTTTTCCTGAGAAATTACAATCCACCATCTGTCGGTGAGATTACTCTTTATAAAGATCAGATCATCTTCAAGATCAGTAACCCGTACATGATATTTTATGAACCGGCCTGAATTGCTAATGCTCAGAGCAGGCGTTTCATATTGCTTTTGTGAAAAGCCTTCAAGGAAAAACCACAGAATCTGGGCTGCAAGACCTGTTGTCTGATTACGAATATCAAATTCAGGATTTACATCAAACAGTCCGAATACTTTTAGTTTGTCGGAGATTCCGGCATATCTTGAAAGAAGACATATTTCCTCTCCATAAAATCCATTGGGCGACGGGCTCATTGTTCCCTGGGCATCTGACTGCCTAACTGCCGAAATGTCGAAGATAGCTGCATCAGAATCCCTGAACAGTGGTTCAGTCAGATATATCGCCTGTCTCACATCTCCAATCCTTACCAGCTCAGATCTCTTTTTCAGGAAACGGTTTATTACCTGCTGGTCATTAAGATAGGTCTGGTAACCTATATTAATATAATGGGAGAAGGTACTTTTGTGATTGTTTATTATTGTATTCAGGTAATTAAACGATCCTGGTTCTTTATGTTCACTGTTAAAATCAATCCTTGGGTCCACTGCTGTAAGTGTATACCTGATTTTCTGACCGGAAAGAGCCTTATCAATTGCTGGTACAAGCGCACTGCTTCCTCCTATAATCAAAGGAAAAATATTTTCATTCAGCAGGATTGTCAGTATATCGGTCAGCCCTGCAATAGTATCATTAAAAGTCACTCCCTGCTTCATATTACCCAGATCGATGATTTTGGGTTTCCCCGGGATCTTGGCAAGTTTGTAGAGTTCGGTTCTTACTGCATCCGGACTTTTCATTGATCCCGCATTCGGGGAGTTGCGGCCTTCAGGCACTCCCAAAACTGCAATCCTGTATTTGCTAATGTCTTTTATCGGAGCATTATCAGTATGGATAGTAATGTTATGAGGAAAGCCTGCCTGTGCATTAAGATGCTCAAAAACAGGAGGTTCAATACTTACGGGATTGAAATAGTCGTTAAGATCTACCATGGTTTATCAGGAACTCTTTTTCGTTTTATCACTGTTTTCGATAATTTTGATACAATCCTCCTTTGTCAGCTTATCTGCCTCAGTTCCTTTCGGAAGTCTGTAGTTTACCTTTTCCTTAACAATATACGGACCGTACCTTCCATTAAGAAGTTTTATGTCATCAAAATCTTTCAATACCTTTTTGCTGTCACTGTCATTCTTTTCAAGAATAACCTCAACTGCCCTGTCAAAGTTAACTTCATACGGATCGTCCACTCCCTTTTTAAGGGAATAGAACTTGCTTTTATGCCTGATATAGGGTCCAAACTTACCTATCCCAATAACCATTTCAGCACCATCATATTCTCCAAGTGAGCGGGGAAGCCGGAATAGGTTCAGTGCCTCTTCCAATGTTATTGTTTCGAGGAGCTGACTTTTTGATAAACTGGCAAACCTTGGTTTTTCATCATTTCCTGTCTCGCCTATCTGTGCAACCGGTCCGAATCTTCCCATTCTGACTGTAACAGGTTCTCCAGTCTCAGGATGTTTTCCAAGAAGTCTTACCCCGGTCTTGCGTTCCTTTTTTTCCAGAGTGTTTGTAACGGTCTTATGAAAAGGACCATAGAATTTATCAAGCATCTTTGTCCATACAAGATTACCAAGGGCGATCTCATCAAACTGCTCTTCAATTTCTGCAGTGAAGTGATAGTCAACTATCTCAGAAAAATTCTCCATCAGGAAATCATTTACTATCATGCCGATATCCTGAGGAAAAAGTTTTGATTTTTCTTTTCCTGCAATCTCTGTTTTTTCTGTTGAAGTTACTTTTCCCTTAAGCAGGGAAATAACTTTGATCTGTCTTTTCTCGCCGGGCCTGTCTTCGCGTGCAACATATCCCCGGTTCTGTATTGTTGAAATTGTCGGAGCATATGTCGATGGCCTTCCTATTCCAAGTTCTTCAAGCTTTTTAACAAGACTTGCTTCAGTATACCTTGGCGGCGGGGTTGTATATTTTTGTGTTGCTGTAATTGTATCATAAGTTAATGGCATTCCTTTTACAACAGGAGGAATTACATATCTCTCCTCATCACTGTTTTCCTGATCGCTCGATTCGGAATATACTGTGAGAAAACCATCAAATTTGATCACTTCTCCGGTAGCCTGAAAAGTAACCGGCGAATTATTCATATCAATTGATATAGATGTTTTTTCTATTTGAGCATCAGCCATCTGCGATGCCACAGTTCTCTTCCAGATAAGTTCGTATAGCTTCTTCTCATTCTGGCTGCCGGCTGTTGTTGGCTGGTCGAGATATGCTGGCCTTATAGCCTCATGTGCCTCCTGGGCCCCTTTTGATTTTGTTTTAAACTGCCTTGTCTTTGAATATTTTGTACCATACTCCGAAACTATCATCTCATGTGCCTTGGTGAGCGCAAGAGAAGAGAGGTTTGTTGAATCGGTTCTCATGTATGTTATCTTACCTGCTTCATAAAGCTTCTGAGCAACAGCCATTGTCTGAGCAACTGAAAATCCCAGTTTGCGGTAAGCTTCCTGCTGAAGTGTTGAAGTTGTGAATGGAGGAGCCGGGGACCGTGTACCTGGTTTTATACTTATACTGCCAATTGAATATTTAGAATCGTTGCATAACTCAAGGAATTTCAGCGCCTCTTTTTCTTCAGGGAACCTCTTCGATGCCTCTGCTTTCAGAATTGCATTCTCTCCTTTCGTTGAATCGATTCTGAAAACTGCTGTTACCCTGAATGCCGATTCAGATTCGAATGCGATTATCTCCCTTTCTCTTTCAACGAGCAGACGGACTGCTACGGACTGTACTCTGCCGGCAGAGAGAGAAGGCTGAACTTTTTTCCATAATACCGGAGATATTTCAAATCCGACAAGCCTGTCAAGAATACGCCGGGCCTGCTGCGAGTTAACAAGGTTCATATCAACCTGCCTCGGATTCTCAATGGCATTTGAAATTGCTTCCTTGGTTATCTCGTGAAATACAATTCGTTTTGTAGTGGAAAGATCAAGATTCAAAACGCTTGCAAGATGCCATGCAATTGCTTCCCCTTCCCGGTCCTCGTCAGATGCAATCCATACATTTTTAGATGATGAAGCAGCTTTTCGCAGTTCGCTTACAACTTTTGCTTTTTCCTTCGGGACTTCATAATCAGGGGTAAATTTATTATCAACATCTATTCCCAGATTCTTTTTTGCAAGGTCCCTGATGTGCCCGAAACTGGAGACAACACGGAAATCTTTTCCCAGAAACTTTTCAATAGTTTTCGCTTTGGCAGGCGACTCAACAATTACAAGATTTTCGATCATCAGCAGAAATTTTTGTTCTTTTATCAGACGACAAAGTAAATCAATTAGGTACCAAACTTCAAAATAAACCGTTAAGATTCTTTATTATTTACTATTTTTGGGCCAAACATCTTAAGTAAATGAAAGGCAATACAAACAACAAAAAATATCTCATTTGGTTCTGGGCTTTATTCATTTTCCCCTTTGCACTGGTTATTACTTTGTTCATTCTTATATCAAAGGAAAAACTGGGACCAATGCCTACTTTCACCGACCTTGAGAATCCTGAATACTACCTTGCTGCAGAGGTTATTTCTGAAGATGGTGTTCTTCTCGGAAAGATCAGCATTGAAAATCTAACCTGGACTGAATACGATGAACTCTCTCCATATCTTGTGGAAGCTCTTATTGCAACTGAGGATATCAGATACCGGCGACATTCGGGCATTGATATCCGTGGACTGGGAAGAGCTGCAATCCTGACAGTTATTCTTAATCAGAATACCGGCGGTGGAAGTACAATAACCCAACAGCTGGCAAAACAGCTTTATCCGAGAGACACGGCAAGAAGCTCCGCAATTGTAAGAAAAATCAAACTTGGTGTTTCAAAATTCAAGGAGTGGCAGACGGCAGTTAAGCTCGAACGCAGCTATACCAAGGAAGAGATAATTGCAATGTATCTGAATAAATTCGACTATAGTTATAATGCAATAGGAATCAGGTCTGCTGCTAAAGTTTATTTCAATACTACCCCCGACTCTCTTAATCTTGAGCAATCAGCTGTTCTGATAGGTATGCTTAAAGCGTCAACCCGTTACAATCCCGTGAGGAACCCTGAACGCATGCTTGTAAGGAGGAATGTTGTTCTGTCGCAGATGGCCAAGTATGGCTACATTACACCCGCTGTAGCAGATTCTGTTAAGAAAATCCCGATAGAGGTTAAACTAAATATTGAAGATCATAATACAGGGCTTGCCACATATCTGAGGCAATACCTGACCAATATAATGAGACGGCCTGAACCGGACCGAAAGAAATATGTTCAGCAGGCCTCTTACGACGACGCATTATGGGAGTGGGAGAACAATCCTCTCTATGGCTGGTGCAACAAGAATAAGAAGCCTGATGGTTCAAATTATGATGTTTATAAGGACGGACTGAAAATTTATACCACAATAAATTCCAGGATGCAAAAATATGCAGAGGAAGCATTGGCCGAACATCTCTCAACAGAAGTGCAGCCTGATTTCTATAAAAGGGCTAAAGGCTTCAAAAATCCTCCGTATTCTGATGATCTGACGAAAAAGGAAATTGATGAATTATTACTTAAATCTCTTCAACAGAGCGACAGGTATTATATAATGCGTGCGAGAGGTTATTCTGAAGACAGTATTATGCTTGCCTTCAATACTCCGGTGAAAATGAAAGTATTTTCATGGAAAGGAGACAGGGATACAATTATGACTCCGCTCGATTCGATAAGATACTATAAATATTTTGTAAGGTCTGCTTTTATGGTTGAGGATCCGCATACAGGTTATGTACGGGCTTATGTTGGAGGACCGGATTTCAGATATTTCAAATATGATGCAATAACACAACAGAGAAAACAGGTAGGAAGTACAATTAAACCTTTTCTCTATACAATTGCAATGCAGAACGGTTATTCACCCTGTTATGAGGTTGAAAATATTCCGCGATCGTTTGATGTAGGTGATTCAATTCCATGGACACCAAGATCATCAGGGCCAAAAGCGTATCATGGGAAGATGGTTACACTGGCATGGGGACTTGCTCAATCTGAGAACTATATTTCAGCATGGCTTATGCAGCAGTTCAAACCCTCGGCAGTAACAGATCTGATGCGTAAAATGGGAGTAAGAAGTTTTATAGATCCTGTTCCTTCAATATTCTTAGGTACATCAGATATCAAACTGGAGGAGATGGTCGGTGCATATTGTACATATGCAAACAAAGGTGTTTATACCAGACCAATGTACGTTACCAGGATAGAGGATAAAAACGGGAACACAATCTCTACTTTCACCCGAAAGATTGAAGAGGTATTAAATGAAGAGCAATCTTACCTGATGCTTAATCTCCTTCAGGGAGTAGTAAGAAACGGATCGGGGAGAAGAATGAGGGTTGAACCATACAACCTGATGAACCAGATAGGCGGTAAAACAGGTACAACCCAGAACAACTCAAACGGCTGGTTCATGGGTGTGACACCGAACCTTGTCGGAGGAGTATGGAGCGGCTGGGAGGATCAGTCAATCCACTTCGAGACTCTTACAGAAGGTCAGGGTGCAAACATGGCTCTGCCCGTTTTTGCTATATTCCTTAAAAAGGTA comes from the Bacteroidales bacterium genome and includes:
- a CDS encoding SUMF1/EgtB/PvdO family nonheme iron enzyme; its protein translation is MKKVTLSALILIFLLTGCGSSNSGELTGVLGRKKFFEPEPFEMAFIPAGNFMMGPSEQDAIFANNAVSKSVTVDAFWMDQTEITNNKYRQFVYYVRDSILRTKLGNASIADREYFLVDDEGNVIEPNVINWEEKIDPEEETTKATIEEMFYPPEERFNGKKQVDVRKLNYSYYWVDYLQAAKSTYKYDDFEKTSGKYEGQVTNLDGTRTDIKDRSSFIKHNIINVYPDTLCWIRDFTYSFNDPQASLYFWHPSFDDYPVVGVSWVQARAFSIWRTDYMNTALRKQGIPDVQAYELPLESQWEYAARGGLDLSMYPWGGPYTRNNKGCFLANFKPLRGNYIDDGNVYAGKVGSYEPNEFGLYDMSGNVAEWTRGAFHPSAYIFQHDLQPDYQYDAKPQDDVVMKRKVIRGGSWKDIAYFLQTGSRDYEYQDSTKPYVGFRNVRAYIGVN
- a CDS encoding type IX secretion system membrane protein PorP/SprF, which encodes MKKLNIAFLFLVIFFQPVLSQQDPLSSHYMFNTLTYNPGVAGTSGLICATALNRQQWVGFKGAPSTTLFNISAPVSPFRIKSGVGLLIESDNVGFDKDINLSLSYSYLMDVGTGKLGIGISLGMLNKTLSPTWQIPAGDVHTPATGDPLIPENKESFVAFDAGLGMYYKADKYYAGFSVTHLNQPKIKFSKGTPYVSRHYYLTAGYTLQLPNPSLELLPSLFAFSDGKVTQFTITSLVRYNKKVWGGVSYRAGDALTGLVGFELYNGIRLGYAYDFTLSDIRKNSSGSHEFLVNYCFDLSLGKSPMKYKSIRFL
- a CDS encoding arginase family protein: MVDLNDYFNPVSIEPPVFEHLNAQAGFPHNITIHTDNAPIKDISKYRIAVLGVPEGRNSPNAGSMKSPDAVRTELYKLAKIPGKPKIIDLGNMKQGVTFNDTIAGLTDILTILLNENIFPLIIGGSSALVPAIDKALSGQKIRYTLTAVDPRIDFNSEHKEPGSFNYLNTIINNHKSTFSHYINIGYQTYLNDQQVINRFLKKRSELVRIGDVRQAIYLTEPLFRDSDAAIFDISAVRQSDAQGTMSPSPNGFYGEEICLLSRYAGISDKLKVFGLFDVNPEFDIRNQTTGLAAQILWFFLEGFSQKQYETPALSISNSGRFIKYHVRVTDLEDDLIFIKSNLTDRWWIVISQEKEQDQYIACSHEDYLKANRNEVPDRWVKAVDRLKS
- the topA gene encoding type I DNA topoisomerase, with the translated sequence MIENLVIVESPAKAKTIEKFLGKDFRVVSSFGHIRDLAKKNLGIDVDNKFTPDYEVPKEKAKVVSELRKAASSSKNVWIASDEDREGEAIAWHLASVLNLDLSTTKRIVFHEITKEAISNAIENPRQVDMNLVNSQQARRILDRLVGFEISPVLWKKVQPSLSAGRVQSVAVRLLVEREREIIAFESESAFRVTAVFRIDSTKGENAILKAEASKRFPEEKEALKFLELCNDSKYSIGSISIKPGTRSPAPPFTTSTLQQEAYRKLGFSVAQTMAVAQKLYEAGKITYMRTDSTNLSSLALTKAHEMIVSEYGTKYSKTRQFKTKSKGAQEAHEAIRPAYLDQPTTAGSQNEKKLYELIWKRTVASQMADAQIEKTSISIDMNNSPVTFQATGEVIKFDGFLTVYSESSDQENSDEERYVIPPVVKGMPLTYDTITATQKYTTPPPRYTEASLVKKLEELGIGRPSTYAPTISTIQNRGYVAREDRPGEKRQIKVISLLKGKVTSTEKTEIAGKEKSKLFPQDIGMIVNDFLMENFSEIVDYHFTAEIEEQFDEIALGNLVWTKMLDKFYGPFHKTVTNTLEKKERKTGVRLLGKHPETGEPVTVRMGRFGPVAQIGETGNDEKPRFASLSKSQLLETITLEEALNLFRLPRSLGEYDGAEMVIGIGKFGPYIRHKSKFYSLKKGVDDPYEVNFDRAVEVILEKNDSDSKKVLKDFDDIKLLNGRYGPYIVKEKVNYRLPKGTEADKLTKEDCIKIIENSDKTKKSS
- a CDS encoding transglycosylase domain-containing protein, with protein sequence MKGNTNNKKYLIWFWALFIFPFALVITLFILISKEKLGPMPTFTDLENPEYYLAAEVISEDGVLLGKISIENLTWTEYDELSPYLVEALIATEDIRYRRHSGIDIRGLGRAAILTVILNQNTGGGSTITQQLAKQLYPRDTARSSAIVRKIKLGVSKFKEWQTAVKLERSYTKEEIIAMYLNKFDYSYNAIGIRSAAKVYFNTTPDSLNLEQSAVLIGMLKASTRYNPVRNPERMLVRRNVVLSQMAKYGYITPAVADSVKKIPIEVKLNIEDHNTGLATYLRQYLTNIMRRPEPDRKKYVQQASYDDALWEWENNPLYGWCNKNKKPDGSNYDVYKDGLKIYTTINSRMQKYAEEALAEHLSTEVQPDFYKRAKGFKNPPYSDDLTKKEIDELLLKSLQQSDRYYIMRARGYSEDSIMLAFNTPVKMKVFSWKGDRDTIMTPLDSIRYYKYFVRSAFMVEDPHTGYVRAYVGGPDFRYFKYDAITQQRKQVGSTIKPFLYTIAMQNGYSPCYEVENIPRSFDVGDSIPWTPRSSGPKAYHGKMVTLAWGLAQSENYISAWLMQQFKPSAVTDLMRKMGVRSFIDPVPSIFLGTSDIKLEEMVGAYCTYANKGVYTRPMYVTRIEDKNGNTISTFTRKIEEVLNEEQSYLMLNLLQGVVRNGSGRRMRVEPYNLMNQIGGKTGTTQNNSNGWFMGVTPNLVGGVWSGWEDQSIHFETLTEGQGANMALPVFAIFLKKVYADPEFGIMEADEFERPGNFTMELDCDKVKRNTSRGESSRRVRY